CACCATAAAATTGCAATAGGGaaaatttaagagattattgtCCACAATTTTACATTTAAGGCTATGTTATTTCCTCCGGGTACCAGTATTCAAAACATGGCAAATCTATCAACCATAGTAATCACCTAGATTTCCTCCTGTAATCTTCAAAAAACATTTGGCAGCTACAAATTCAATTATTAACACTTAAAGAGTCTTCAAAACCAACCATCAATTTAGCATTAATTATACTTTTTGTAATGAGAAAGGAAGATCAAGGATTTATCATTGACAATATGATGGCAACTATATGACAGGCCAGTATAAAAATGCTTAACAAGTAGCAAAACAAGTTTAAGTTCCAAAGCATGCTCTATCAAGATATGTTGTAATATAACCTCCAGGAGGTCTTCAGTTGATGAGCAAGCATCCAGTTTTGTACACCATGATTTCCTATAACTGTTGGTCCAAATACCGTGAAAAGCTTCTTCGGGAACAGAATCCTACCACCATGGCTAAATATGATCAGTTGCAGACTTCCAGTGAACAAGAAAcagaaacaaacaataaggaAACACATTATCTAAATGCTAAAAATCATTgccaacaaaataaaagtagGTCATCACCTCAACAATTGACAATAAGACCTTCAGCAATCTCATTCTCAAAGGAAGATAAGATGAAACATGAAAATAATCAGTGTCAATCTTTGCCTTGCCGTGAGCATTGAGAGTTCTATTGCAGGAAGGGCATTTGATTCTATCAAAGAAATAAACATCATGACATGAATCACACACAGTCAACAGTTTGCTACGCCTCCTCTTCCCAAACTTCAAGGCACATAATATTGACGAATTTAGGCATTCATTTAGCATCCATTTCTCAAAGTCCTGATATCTCAGAAGAGCATCCCTGTTTTCAGCTTCATTTCTTCCAAGCTGAACTGCAAAAGATGTCGAGACCTCTGAAGCATCTGAATTATCGATGCACACAGATGTAGGATGGTGAATATCACTACAATAATTGTTCGTATCCACTTCAAAAGCTTCTGTCTTGAGCCTCTTGACAGTGTCCCCATTCTCCATTCTTGCATCACCATTATGGACATTCCTTCTAATAGATTCCTTGAACGCCATCTCGATACTTTGCAACATCATATGCAAGTGTGACTCCCTGATCCCACGTACATCCAACGAACCCAATAGGGAATCAAATCCCTGTAAGTAAATGGAATACATAAAAGAACCCAACTAGAGATGTTTAGGATACAAAAAAATGGACATGCAACAGAAAGAATTAGTTCATGACATCAATGAGAATTAAACTTGATATCTAAATGCTAAAGAAATGAAGACATCGAACAACTTCCAATAAACAACAAACTTCATAACACTGAGGTGATCATTTCCACAAGCAAAACATCAGTAACAGACATCTCTTGGATAAAATAAATCAGGCTAGACAGGGTCAGGGTGTGACaacttaaacaaataaaaatgccGCCATATGGCACACAATGCACACAGTTCTCACTTGGAAATCATATAATGGACATCAATCTCACAGAAGCAATACCTTTTCAGAATCAATCAATTTCCAACAACCATCATGCAACTCCACAAAAATCCTGCCACAACCAGGATCATTTGGAGAAGCAGATGTAATGAACTGCCAGTATCGGTTATGTCTGCGATCCAAGCCAAGAGGCAATGTCCTATACATGTAGGTTTGTTCTGCCAAGTAACCAATGTAAGATTTTATATTTGACCTTGATTTTTCAGGAGCAAATCCAAATTGTTGAAAAGAATAATTATCTTGGTTAGCAGAACTTCGATGGAGCTGGTGGCTAACTTCAAATGAGGAACTCTCAATATGATTTGGATTTTCCAGTAGTTCGTTGATCTGGTTGCACTGGCCAAGAGGGGTTAATAAAGCCTCGTCGTTCTTGTTATCAACAGAAAGGAATGGCTTCTGTTTGCCCTCAAGTGATGGAAATGCACTATTTGATTCACTCTTGTTGCTGAAATTAGATACAGGATGCATCTTAACAAAGTAGTCCTCTTTGATACGACGTTTACCCAGCTGTGCTTCTGCCCACATCTGCTTCTTTAAAGCATTTGCAGCTTCTAGACGATCCtgaaatatctgctcatcagaaaACCATATATTTTTAAGGCAACCCACAAcaatagaaaattattttaaaatgaggAATACCTCAAGTGTAACACGAATTAAGTTCCCTTCAATTGCCACATTAACCAAAGCAATGAGAGCATTAAGACGCTCCTCAACACTGAGGTCAGAGTACTCTCCTTCCATCAACCCCTGTACCCACGACTCATCTGGAATGCTTTCATCAATATCCATACCTTCAAGATTAGGATTAGACACATCATTGCTGCAAACAGCAATATCACAAGAGGCACTAATCCCTTTGTGCATATCAATGCCTTCAGAAACAATTGACAGTATATCCTCATCCAGTTTCTCATGGTCATAGCaaccaagtgtttgagaaacCTTACCAGTGTCCTTTCTAATTCTCATTACGGTTTTTGAATTAAATTCTACAGAACTGAAACCcccattttttatattagtttcaGCTCCTAAATCATCGGTTTCAATATCTTCTGCTACATCATTTTCAGAATCATCTTCTCTTCCCCCCTCTTCTGCTTCACCAGCATCCATATATCCACTTTTGAATACCCTGATTCTTTCCCTGGCAGCTGAAAAAATTGCTTCAGCATCAGACAGATCCTTTCGATATGCAGGACGTACACAATACGTCAAAGGAGCGATCCTTTCAAATAGCTTTGTGTCTCTAGACAATGCAGCAGATATAGAAGCCTCTGGAGTTTTGCTTGTTGTAAGATCACGGAGCCCAGATTTCTAAAGAAAGAACATAGGAATGCATGAATAATTCAgtttcaagaagaagacatccaggaaaaaataaaaataaaataaaaaataaaataaattgcaCAAAACACCTGAATTTTCTCTGCAACTTCCAATATATTGAGGCCATTGCTCCCTTCAACAGAAAGGACGTGAAATGCAGCAAATTTAACAGTTCCAGGAGTCAAGTGATGTCTTGATCTACTTGGCTTAGATAATCCCTTCTCTTGCATGATAGCAACTGCATTTTTTACTGCAGCTCCACTGCGCAGATGAGAGATTATGTCTTTACAATCATGACCCTGCACTTGCAACccgaagaaaataaagaaaaataccagTTTTTAAGAAATGCTTAGAATGTTTTTTGTTCCTAATATGTAATTTTTGGGTTAACTTACTCTGATAGTCCTATAGTTTAACCAAATTTGAAACTAAATCCCTATAATTTAAAAGcttttaattgggtccttatactgttttgaattttataattaggtcaTTGCTGCGCAAAAAATGTTAAGAGTTAGCAGAatattcctctccaaattgaggCCTTTTTCCAGTATATCACTCTTTTTAAAACCTTTTACCAAAACGTGACCCTTTTCAAACTAGAGCCCTTGTATTTTTTTGGCGCACTGACTCATTGGCGCCCAATCCAAATCTGTATTCCATGAAGAAAGCACCAATCACGAAAGCGCCTCCTATGCAAAAACGCTAAGCGTTTAGCACATTCCGCTATGGATATGCTGAAAGTAAAGGCACATTCAGGTTGGAAACGCGAGACGAACAAGCGCCTCGtggaataataaattttttatacataattaataattaaaaataagtaaattaataaattaatgttGATAAAAGTAGTATtacatttaaatatatttatcaatttaacTAAGtttaataacataaataaatattgataaaaaatacaaaaaaaactataataCAATATAACGAAATACATATTCTTAGTTAAAGAAAATTGTTACAATAAAATATAGtattctaattaattatatgatattttttaatatactcatgataaaaaaatattagataattgattagagtattatataataaaaaaatttctaactaAGATTATGTATTTCACCATTAggtattttaaaattctttctaCATTTATTCATAACTTATTTATGGGAGTACTGTATTCcgtgattaaatttttttttacccaAATATTTCgttcaattatattttagaatttttttagattacTTGTGATTAATACTCACACCCATTGTAGCTTCATGTTGCATTTGATTCAATGACAAACAATTAGAAGCTTAGTTCACACGTTGGTGTCAgtcaatcaatatttttttaatccctTGTGGAACAAGTTTTAACTTTAAGTATTAATGTTACAATGGGGAAGAAAAATGTGGACAGAATAGAGGGAAAGTTCCAATTAAAGATGAGCCGCCATAGATAAATATACATGATTAGACTTTAGTATAATAAGATTTTAACAATATGATGCTATGCACTGATGCTACACTTGCAGTACATAGCCGGTTCCAAACTCGGATAAacgaggagggttgtgttaagTCTTCGACAGCCAACATAAAAACTTAGTCAAATCTTCATGACATGGATTAAAGACGTTATTGCGCTAAACCTAGGTCGTTGCCCGAAAGCAACGCGCTGTATGACCCGTGTACAATTTCAAATGAGCAAGAGCTGCTGCATCGGTGCTCGGATGTAATGTTAAATGAGCAAGAATTCCcgcgttttcgtgaacggacgagggtaaataagctagttcacaaaggaaAAGGTAAAGGTCAGAATGTTGAACGGCCAAAAGGGAACACGAACATAAGTTAAGTGTGGCAATGATGAAGATGTTAAGAAGGATGAAtagtcatacgcgattggatagaataagaaacaaaaatataaaagagagttgaagtagcacctattgtggaaaagatAATAGAATCGTGTCTCACGTGGTTTGAACATGTGACAAGAAGACCGACAGAATACCCaatcaggagggtggatgagatgaaaGATGGACAAATGGTGAAAGGTAGAGGAAGGCCTAGGAAGACCATCCATGaagtggtcaaacgagatctacatgtaaacggtttttctgtagacatgatatatGATAGAGCTCAATGACGTCGTTATCGATGCTATGCACTGATGCAAGTACAGATCCATTCAGGTCCAGATACTAAATTTTGACATTTTTCTTAGTATATAGTATACATATATGTATGATTTATTAGTTTGACAACATCTCTATCTCATCCAACTTTTGTATCTATCCTTCTCTTCTCTCaagacatttttttttttttactttaatttctatttaacCTTAGTTATAAGGGGGATGAGTGGTCAATGTACTATTCTTGTGTGCATGCCTATCATCCCTCTTTGCATAATTGTGTGCAGAGGAATAatggcaaagaagaaggcaaCTACTCAAGCTGAAAACTATGATTGTTGAACACAGCCAGCCAgtcaaaataattaactaacagaaaaatataaatcaCCTCATTGTTATCACAAGGATGCACCAATTCACTATGTCTCtgcaattttgggccaaatccAGCTGACAAAGCAAACTGCCGCAAAATTTCAGGCCATGTTAATGGATTTAAATGCCGTTGCCAATTTCTTATATCAAAACCCCACACATATGCCTGAGAAAAGTAAGTAAAATAAACCTTTTTCACGTTATTAAAACAAACCTTTTCATGTTAAGCAAGGAACAGAGAATGTAGACCTAAATTCTAAAGCTGttggaggaaaaaaaaataaaaacttaccCCTTCAACTACTTGAGGATGCCCCCCACCATAATTGGCAACATTGTTTTGGTTACCTCCTGATCCAGTGGAGGGAGTTCTTGCAACATCTTCAATATCTTTCATAATAGATCTCAAAAGAGCAATATGAATTTCACCTAACAACCTTGGATCCTGCAGTATTAAGAAGAGATAAACCAAATCCATTGCAAGAAATCACAAGCTTAACCAGGTAAGAAATAACTTACATAGTCATGGAAAGCTTGAATAAGTTCATCCAAGGTAAACGACCATATTCCAAGAACATCAGCAAAAGTATTCAAGAACCTCCAAACCTAAAAATGAAGTGATCAGAAAGTTTTAGCATATTTCTTATAAAGAATGCCAAACATCACAGACTTGGGTGGGAATGGTGTTTGCCCATCTGAAAACAAATTCCAACAATGGCTCCCTTGAAGATCAGCATTGAATATTTCAACCATAAGAATCACAGGCTAAACCAAAATGAGAGTCATGTTTTAAGCCAAaacaatcaattaaaattatgattttaaaGTGACgcccattttttatgtttaaacaCCTAATTGaccataaaaatatttaaattcctaTCCCTCGTACAGTTATAAAGACAGGAAGAATTCGTACAAAAGTTAACCTTGAGGTTTTTGTCATCATCATTATTTCANNNNNNNNCCCCTTTTCCCAAAAAGGAAAAGCCAAAacacaacacacacacacacacacaaagtAGACAGCACTTCATTTCAGTCAAAATGAAATAGATGTTAACAgatgagaaaaattaaaaataccacAAATCAACTTCAATGTCCAAACAGTGTAATCTTTAGGAAGCAGATAAACACAAGATGCATAATCCCATTAATGTCTTCACCTCTATATAACTCGAGATTTTGCATAGTTTCATAATCAAGAGCCAGTATCGAAGGAAGTCTCTTCTTCAATGTAGCTAGTTCCATGAGTTCCAGACGTTCATCTTCAATAAGTCCCATTGATTCTCTGGTCATTCTGCGGGCAAGAGTTCTCTCATAAGCAGCTTTGATCCTTGCTGCCTCTTTCTCCCTGCGTAGTTCTTCCTTCTGTTTCAGTTTCTCAGCCTACAAGAATAACTAAGATTAGCATCAGTTATTTTCATTTAACAGATCAGAGTGAATTAGTAGGAAAATCTTACATACTCTCATTGATTCTTTCTGTAAAAGCTTCTCCCTACGCTCCAGATCACGCCTCTGTTCTCTTTGGTACCTCTCCTCCTCTCGCTGTCTTTCACGTAAcaacctttcttcttctttccgcCTTTCACGGTTATTCCTCTCCATCTCTTTCTTTATTTGCTCTTCCCTCTTAATGTATGGCATGACAGTATTAGctatatcataaaataaatttatatcaaAGGGAGAAAAGTTGAGAGTGACTCAAACCTTTCGCCTTAGAATATCCTgtttttcaatctcttttctaactcttttctcATGAGCTTCAAGTTCACGTCGTATTCTAGCTTCTTCATTCTGCAAGCAAAGATGAGTCAGCAAGCACTAAGCAACCATTCTATGGAAATAAACATGGTGTTGCAGGTCTATATACCATTTGCTTCCTCTGAAACCTTGAAGGTTCCTCCTCATGGATAACCGTGTTGTCAGATGGCACTAGTGCAGTGTCAGTCAGAGTTATTGGGTGAACCCCACTATGAGTAACAACTGTTACATCAACAAATGTGTTCTTTCGTGGAATACCCTCAATCTGTCCAGAAGCAAAAGGCAAAACATGATTCTGCCTGACATGCTGAGACAAATGATTCAAAGCAGGCATCTGATCTTGAACTCCATATCCATATGGTGTAGATTCATTCCCACCAAGCAAAGATTTCTGGCTAGGTAGTGAAGTCCTGGAATGTGAAATGCCATCAGGAGAACTGTAATGGATAGTGGGGGCAACTCTGTCAAATGTCTCATTTCTAACAGTTAGCTGCTCTGGAATAAACTGATACTCGTGGAGAGTCCTTGGAATGCCCTGAAATCGAACATTTCATCCAAGAGATAAAACATAACAGTGCATATAAGCAGCTTATTACCCCCCTCCCCCCTTCTCTCCTTAAGATAAGTCAAGCATGTATACTTGGTGACTGTTATTTGTTAACTTGTTTGGAAACTACGAGTCAAGTGAATTTGGCTAAATTTGGGTAAACTAGGATAAACTTAGGTAGGCTAAGGTACTATTATGACTTGTGAATTAACAAATTTAGTCAAAATTAGGTCGCTTATTAACCAAAATACAGTATCTTACAAAAAAGCACTTTTATTTAGAACTCGCTAAATTTATGATAACAGTTTTAACATATTTAAGCATTGATCTGTTACTTTTTTCtggaatttaaatttaatttaggatttatgatttGTGTTTGCCTCAATATGATGTTGCAAGACAAGTTCTGAATTGTCTTTACATTACtatgaataaatatattataattggatattatattatattttcaatgttattcaaaaaaaaaaagtaaacccTTATTAAGTTTACAAGTCATGTTTAGACTTCTGACAAGTTTACCGACCTTGTTTATGACAAATGAAAAGAATAACAAAGGAAGGAACAGATATAAAGTATATCAATATTTAAggttaaaatagtaaaaacacTTTCCTCGCACACATTTAAATCTGAGCATAGAGGAAATAAATaatggaaaaaagaaaagaaataaaacctTGTTTCGTTGATCATAAATTTTTGCCTCGAAAGGGCTTCCAGAATGCCTATGCTGTCCCAATGTCACTTCCTCTGGAATAATATAAGAAATTGGTGAGGGATCAAAGCTTTAGCGCTTAGAGGAGCATAAAGCCATCCCAAATGAAACAAGCGAAACTTCTCTCGTGCATAACTTTAAGAACAATATGTTTGAATAACCCTTTCAAAAATCActccttaaaatttttcaaatatcaGAAGTGTGATTATTGACCTTCAAAGCTATCTTTTGAGTGTAAAATATACTTATGACGAAAGAACAAAATTTCAAAGTACCAACTTTCAAAATGGAGATACATGTTTAAAAGCCTATAAATAGATCTCATTCACTTCACATATTAACTACCAAATATCCCACAATTTAAATGGATAATTACCTAATCAAATCTAGACAAAGACCGAGTTCATTTAAGAAAAACTCATACAAATTTAAATTACCCTAACGTGAGGCACAGTTAATGTTAAAATGTATTTATGCTAGGATACTTGACTAAGGTATTTCCACAGGCATTgctaatttaaaaagtttagacATACATAAGTTGATTCTAGCATATTCTCATATGCTTAATTATTAGCACATTGCTATGTTTGTTCTACTAAATAAGCTATGAAAATTATCCCATGCAAATGCACAAAAGCATTTGTATAAGAGCTGTACTTATTAGATACACATTTATAAGACACAAAAGTAACTAATCCATTGAGGCCATATGCACTCCATATTATTGGAACTTGGACATGCTAAATCTCTAATATTGTTGGAACTTGGAAACACTGCTacttattaaagattttttttctctttataaaagaagaatttcattaagacagagagaaaaaataatacaaGATTAGAGAATAAGAGGTCCTCTATACAGGAGcagaaaaaacaataaaagagtAATCTATGAAGCATAGGATAGCTTTCCAATCTCTCTAGATTCACTCTAGAACATCTATTGATCTAATCATCTAGCACTACAGTAGAAATGCTATTATTATAAGTCTTCTACTCCCCATCTCTCAATAGTATTCATACCCATCTATGCCAAAAGCATGGATTACAGatcatttttctaattaaaataaaatggcaTCACCTTTCCGTTCCCACCCCTTTGCTATGTTTGTCCTACAGATGTTAATTGCAACAGCAACTTTAGTAGTATTGCTAATGATTTTAGGTTGAAAAAACAAGTTTACCTATTGGGGCACCAAATGCCCCTGGGGGTAAGGAATGAAATTCCATTCCCAGAATTGGTCCATCCTCTCTTAATGGCTGACCCAACTGTCTCTCCACAAACGTAATTGCTCGCAGCACCTCGATGGCCTGATGTGGTTCATAGTAACTATTGTTCTCCATTGTTGGCAATCCAGCTCCTCTTCTAGGAAAGGAAATCGAAGGATTTGGAACAACTTGCCTTGGATCCGAATATCCAAATGGCTTCAACCCAGAAGCTAAACCACAATCATGCATGGCATCAGCCACTGCCATTTGCTCAAGACCCTCTCCTACGGGCACTGAATCCCGTGCCACAGGCGGGTGATCATTTCGGGGCTTCTTCGCTGTTGGTGCTGATTTCCTATCCTTCAGCCTCCGGTGACAAAACCACATTTGCAGTTGACGATCAGACAGACCCAGCTTCGCAGATAACTCAGCTCGCACTGCTTCTGAAGGGTAAGCCTCTCCTGAACCAAAGAAATGCACAATCATCACAACCCAAAGTTTCACATTTCAACACAAAATTCACTTCACAATCCACCAAAACTATGGGAAAAACCAAAACGCAAAAGGGGtacaacaaaattattcaaaaatggCTAAAAACTTCCCTTACCAACATAAGTTTTCTCCAGAACTTCCAACTGAAAAGCAGTCTTCATTCTGCGCTTGATCTTGTTCTCAACCTCCGCTGGCTTctccttcctcttctcttcttctgaACCACCACCCTCCATACCCAAAGATCAAAGTTCCACTTGCACGAAATACCCAGACCCAGAAACAAAGAACCACAGAAAGcccccaaaataaaaaagaaccaAAATAAAATCGACACTCAGAATCACACAAGAAACCAAAAACACATAGATGAAAATCAACAAGGGAAAGAAACCCAGATTTTTTTTCATCCAAGAATCTGAGCCAAAAGGAGCGGTTGGGAACACGAATtcagagcttctctctctagcaTTCagctactctctctctctctctctacggGAATCGTTGAAGTTCACTCTTCTGAGAAGGTGCGTGATTGTGATGCGGGGTTAGATTTTGGGAATAACGAAAGAacgataataataattaatgcaAATAGTTGAATATTCAAGACTAAACCAACTATGGTGGGAAATGAAGCAGcattagaagaagaaaaattgctAAACTATACAACTCATACGAAAAATTGAGAAGTTGATTTTGTTTAAAATATGATGATCTCtgattaaaaaagaagaaaccacgAGCAGTAATGCTGCCCCAGTCCCCAATCACAGCCATGAAAttgtttttttgttgtttcgttttttcgaaattttataagCTTTTGTATATACCGTAATGTGTTCGATAAAATGCTACAGAGAGAGTAAAGAGAAacgaaattttagaaaaaaaagtaaattcagATTTAATGTGTGTGTGAGAGATCGAGAGGAATTGTTGTGGATATATATGACTTGActgacttctttttcttttccgaGTATGATCGTGGtttttgtgtgtttctctctctaaatcttttttttcttatgtttttcttttgggGTTGGGTTGGGGTGCTCCAATTCCAAATCCTTAGATCTTAACCATTTCGTTCGTTTCAAACTTTCAACGGTTTGTCGTTTTATCGTTTTGCATTGAACAAAAGAGATAGGGCTATAGGGGTGTGGTTTCGTACTTAGTTTTCACCTCTACCGTGAACACTACCCCTTTCCGCGCGTGTATTATACGCTCATTTGTTACCGtggtaaaaactaaaaagtgtCCAGAAAAACTgagtattaattaataaatttttcaaataaaatttaattgtattttaaaaaatgacttgGAATTTTAAAGTTGTATTTAGTTTAAACATAGCTTCTTAATgtaaaaatacatttttatttttcttaaaaaaatatttttgtttagttatttatttttcaattttaattatatctttattttttaaattaaataaattgacaaattcaaatcataacattttaattttaattgatattttgatctcatatttagtataaattatattgagtttaaattaattagtgtttgtttctaaatcataattttaaataatattaaataattaattattaacataattttaaattttaaaattaatcaaattatgtTAAACTAAGTTTGTTAAGtttgttaaatataatttgttaaCCATACGAATTTTTACCattaatataaatacatattaaaactAATATCATAAATGTTTAAAAGAAACATATATTATTAGGTGGAATCCATCTAATTCTGACCAAAATCATAAGAGGTTCACCTTAATTTTTATccttccaaaaaaaatttgagtttagtatttaattttgttttaatttattttaagaaaaatattttttatttattt
The genomic region above belongs to Arachis duranensis cultivar V14167 chromosome 3, aradu.V14167.gnm2.J7QH, whole genome shotgun sequence and contains:
- the LOC107478087 gene encoding LOW QUALITY PROTEIN: homeobox-DDT domain protein RLT2 (The sequence of the model RefSeq protein was modified relative to this genomic sequence to represent the inferred CDS: substituted 2 bases at 2 genomic stop codons), whose translation is MEGGGSEEEKRKEKPAEVENKIKRRMKTAFQLEVLEKTYVGEAYPSEAVRAELSAKLGLSDRQLQMWFCHRRLKDRKSAPTAKKPRNDHPPVARDSVPVGEGLEQMAVADAMHDCGLASGLKPFGYSDPRQVVPNPSISFPRRGAGLPTMENNSYYEPHQAIEVLRAITFVERQLGQPLREDGPILGMEFHSLPPGAFGAPIEEVTLGQHRHSGSPFEAKIYDQRNKGIPRTLHEYQFIPEQLTVRNETFDRVAPTIHYSSPDGISHSRTSLPSQKSLLGGNESTPYGYGVQDQMPALNHLSQHVRQNHVLPFASGQIEGIPRKNTFVDVTVVTHSGVHPITLTDTALVPSDNTVIHEEEPSRFQRKQMNEEARIRRELEAHEKRVRKEIEKQDILRRKREEQIKKEMERNNRERRKEEERLLRERQREEERYQREQRRDLERREKLLQKESMRAEKLKQKEELRREKEAARIKAAYERTLARRMTRESMGLIEDERLELMELATLKKRLPSILALDYETMQNLELYRDGQTPFPPKSVMFGILYKKYAKTFXSLHFXVWRFLNTFADVLGIWSFTLDELIQAFHDYDPRLLGEIHIALLRSIMKDIEDVARTPSTGSGGNQNNVANYGGGHPQVVEGAYVWGFDIRNWQRHLNPLTWPEILRQFALSAGFGPKLQRHSELVHPCDNNEGHDCKDIISHLRSGAAVKNAVAIMQEKGLSKPSRSRHHLTPGTVKFAAFHVLSVEGSNGLNILEVAEKIQKSGLRDLTTSKTPEASISAALSRDTKLFERIAPLTYCVRPAYRKDLSDAEAIFSAARERIRVFKSGYMDAGEAEEGGREDDSENDVAEDIETDDLGAETNIKNGGFSSVEFNSKTVMRIRKDTGKVSQTLGCYDHEKLDEDILSIVSEGIDMHKGISASCDIAVCSNDVSNPNLEGMDIDESIPDESWVQGLMEGEYSDLSVEERLNALIALVNVAIEGNLIRVTLEDRLEAANALKKQMWAEAQLGKRRIKEDYFVKMHPVSNFSNKSESNSAFPSLEGKQKPFLSVDNKNDEALLTPLGQCNQINELLENPNHIESSSFEVSHQLHRSSANQDNYSFQQFGFAPEKSRSNIKSYIGYLAEQTYMYRTLPLGLDRRHNRYWQFITSASPNDPGCGRIFVELHDGCWKLIDSEKGFDSLLGSLDVRGIRESHLHMMLQSIEMAFKESIRRNVHNGDARMENGDTVKRLKTEAFEVDTNNYCSDIHHPTSVCIDNSDASEVSTSFAVQLGRNEAENRDALLRYQDFEKWMLNECLNSSILCALKFGKRRRSKLLTVCDSCHDVYFFDRIKCPSCNRTLNAHGKAKIDTDYFHVSSYLPLRMRLLKVLLSIVEDSVPEEAFHGIWTNSYRKSWCTKLDACSSTEDLLEILTVLESAIKREYLDSNYETTSELLGSLNSSGCPPTNDFVGAERILPWVPCTTAAVALRLMELDACTSYTFQQKMESEKDKRIGIVTKLPTKYASAKSSCRDSAIEERGQTSQQGQRSQQGQSMHKVKHTVENMVGLGAGLASYSRGQRSRQGRSHSCVSGRSQGRILNSRHDSRKRSTTSSSMKIGNLLGWKGRPCRHAEQNVRGRRSVRSRQKPAVKVEKDTPDDITGYTAGIFINEKMNGSEVEAAARSASSSEKSAYENDIYQSTVDADEYLIDDNNNDGYEGGFSGKSENFAEGSNRNVDDDENEDVDDNDDEDGQVDVEDYISHKSDTDAGENADQNMDPNGTDSTSLEYSD